Proteins from one Deinococcus seoulensis genomic window:
- a CDS encoding urease subunit beta, whose translation MQLTERERDKLLIHAAAQVARDRRARGLKLNHPEAVALITAAVLEGIRDGRRVEDLMSWGATILTPDDVMDGIPELIHDIQVEGTFPDGTKLVTIHDPIRGGHSAVIPGEYLLEDGHIELNAGRPVTPLTVANRADRPIQIGSHFHFFEVNAGLHFDRDSAYGQRLNIPAGTAVRFEPGEERDIELVPLGGTREVHGMNALVSGELDGNGMKDAALGRAREQGFGGAE comes from the coding sequence ATGCAACTCACGGAACGCGAACGCGACAAACTCCTGATCCACGCGGCCGCCCAGGTCGCCCGTGACCGCCGCGCCCGCGGCCTGAAACTCAACCACCCCGAAGCCGTCGCCCTGATCACCGCCGCCGTCCTGGAAGGCATCCGCGACGGACGGCGCGTCGAGGACCTCATGAGCTGGGGCGCGACCATCCTGACGCCGGACGACGTGATGGACGGCATCCCCGAACTCATCCACGACATCCAGGTCGAGGGCACCTTCCCCGACGGGACCAAACTCGTGACCATCCACGACCCCATCCGCGGCGGCCACAGCGCCGTCATTCCCGGCGAGTACCTGCTCGAAGACGGCCACATCGAACTGAACGCCGGACGACCCGTCACGCCCCTCACCGTCGCCAACCGCGCCGACCGCCCCATCCAGATCGGCAGTCACTTCCACTTCTTCGAGGTGAACGCCGGACTGCACTTCGACCGAGACAGCGCCTACGGCCAGCGCCTCAACATCCCCGCCGGCACCGCCGTGCGCTTCGAACCCGGCGAGGAAAGAGACATCGAACTCGTGCCCCTCGGCGGCACCCGCGAAGTCCACGGCATGAACGCCCTCGTCAGCGGCGAACTGGACGGGAACGGCATGAAGGACGCCGCGCTCGGCCGCGCCCGCGAGCAGGGATTTGGAGGGGCGGAATGA
- the urtA gene encoding urea ABC transporter substrate-binding protein, which produces MSKLRSVCTTTLSLVLAAASTASAQGTVKVGVLHSLTGTMAISEITVANAAQLAIDEINAAGGVMGRKIVVVKEDGASDWPTFATKAEKLLTQDKVATVFGGWTSASRKSMLPVFEKNGGLLFYPVQFEGNECSPNIIYTGAQPNQQALPALEWALGKGYKKIFLLGSDYVYPRTANLILKKHIAAKKATLSGEEYVALGGTEFSSVINKIKAAKPDVIINTLNGDSNVSFFKQYQAAGYKASTLPVISFSIAEQEAQAIGTGLLNGQYATWNYFQSLPNPANRKFVAAYQKKYGKDAAITDPMAHAYMDVYLWKAAVEKAKSFDPMAVRKAIVGISMDSPLGKITVAPNGSLTQAVYTGISGAGGQFRVVAQSKGVVKPEPYDKLAFPGKTCP; this is translated from the coding sequence ATGAGCAAGCTCCGTTCCGTCTGCACCACCACCCTCAGCCTCGTCCTCGCCGCCGCCAGCACCGCCAGCGCGCAGGGCACCGTCAAGGTCGGCGTCCTGCACTCCCTGACCGGCACCATGGCCATCAGCGAGATCACGGTCGCGAACGCCGCGCAACTCGCCATCGACGAGATCAACGCGGCGGGCGGCGTGATGGGCAGGAAGATCGTGGTCGTCAAGGAGGACGGCGCCAGCGACTGGCCCACCTTCGCCACCAAGGCCGAGAAACTCCTGACCCAGGACAAGGTCGCCACGGTGTTCGGCGGGTGGACCAGCGCCAGCCGTAAATCCATGCTCCCGGTGTTCGAGAAGAACGGCGGGCTGCTGTTCTACCCCGTGCAGTTCGAGGGCAACGAATGCAGCCCGAACATCATCTACACCGGCGCGCAACCCAACCAGCAGGCCCTGCCCGCCCTGGAATGGGCGCTGGGCAAGGGCTACAAGAAGATCTTCCTGCTCGGCAGCGACTACGTGTACCCCCGCACCGCCAACCTCATCCTGAAAAAGCACATCGCCGCGAAGAAAGCCACGCTGTCCGGCGAGGAGTACGTCGCGCTGGGCGGCACCGAGTTCAGCTCCGTCATCAACAAGATCAAGGCCGCCAAACCCGACGTGATCATCAACACCCTGAACGGCGACTCCAACGTGTCGTTCTTCAAGCAGTACCAGGCCGCCGGGTACAAGGCCAGCACCCTGCCCGTGATCTCCTTCTCCATCGCCGAGCAGGAAGCGCAGGCCATCGGCACGGGGCTCCTGAACGGCCAGTACGCCACCTGGAACTACTTCCAGAGCCTCCCCAACCCCGCGAACAGGAAGTTCGTCGCCGCGTACCAGAAGAAGTACGGCAAGGATGCCGCCATCACCGACCCCATGGCGCACGCGTACATGGACGTGTACCTCTGGAAGGCCGCCGTCGAGAAGGCCAAGAGCTTCGACCCCATGGCGGTCCGCAAGGCCATCGTGGGCATCAGCATGGACAGCCCGCTCGGCAAGATCACCGTCGCGCCCAACGGCAGCCTCACGCAGGCCGTGTACACCGGCATTTCCGGTGCGGGCGGGCAGTTCAGGGTCGTCGCGCAGAGCAAGGGCGTCGTGAAGCCCGAACCGTACGACAAGCTCGCCTTCCCCGGCAAGACCTGCCCGTAA